The following proteins come from a genomic window of Lycium ferocissimum isolate CSIRO_LF1 chromosome 4, AGI_CSIRO_Lferr_CH_V1, whole genome shotgun sequence:
- the LOC132053225 gene encoding universal stress protein PHOS34-like isoform X1, whose protein sequence is MQKQPPYTADSGDIPNLANIKIKCSSPRFPPPTTTATETPTAGAKRKIGIAVDLSDESAFAVKWAVNNYLRPGDAVILLHVRPTSVLYGADWGSVDLSIVDTENEESQKKLEDDFDAFTSAKSSDLAQPLVEAQIPYKIHIVKDHDMKERLCLEVERLGLSAVIMGSRGFGATKRGNDGRLGSVSDYCVRHCVCPVVVVRYPYEKDGGNAAHKQVVSVASEEEGEYHDASDGHQAGLQPAIEKGSRTDK, encoded by the exons ATGCAGAAACAACCACCGTATACGGCGGATTCCGGCGACATACCAAACCTCGCAAACATCAAAATCAAGTGTTCATCACCGCGTTTTCCACCACCTACAACAACCGCAACTGAAACACCTACCGCCGGTGCGAAGCGCAAAATTGGGATCGCCGTTGATCTAAGTGATGAATCAGCTTTCGCCGTTAAGTGGGCTGTTAATAACTACCTCCGTCCAG GTGACGCTGTTATCCTTCTCCACGTCCGCCCTACCTCCGTCCTTTATGGTGCTGATTGGGGTTCCGTTGATCTCTCCATCGTCGATACTGAAAACGAAGAGTCTCAGAAAAAGCTCGAAGATGATTTCGATGCGTTTACTAGTGCTAAGTCTTCTGATTTGGCTCAGCCACTTGTTGAGGCACAAATTCCATACAAAATCCATATTGTGAAGGATCATGATATGAAAGAGAGGTTATGTCTTGAGGTTGAGAGGTTAGGGTTGAGCGCGGTTATTATGGGAAGTCGAGGATTTGGGGCGACGAAAAGAGGAAATGATGGGAGGCTTGGAAGTGTTAGTGATTATTGTGTTAGGCATTGTGTTTGTCCTGTTGTGGTTGTGAGATATCCTTATGAGAAGGACGGTGGAAATGCTGCTCATAAGCAGGTAGTTTCTGTGGCTTCCGAGGAGGAAGGCGAGTACCATGATGCTTCTGATGGTCATCAAG CAGGATTACAACCAGCAATAGAGAAAGGCTCGAGAACTGACAAATGA
- the LOC132053225 gene encoding universal stress protein PHOS34-like isoform X2, which produces MQKQPPYTADSGDIPNLANIKIKCSSPRFPPPTTTATETPTAGAKRKIGIAVDLSDESAFAVKWAVNNYLRPGDAVILLHVRPTSVLYGADWGSVDLSIVDTENEESQKKLEDDFDAFTSAKSSDLAQPLVEAQIPYKIHIVKDHDMKERLCLEVERLGLSAVIMGSRGFGATKRGNDGRLGSVSDYCVRHCVCPVVVVRYPYEKDGGNAAHKQVVSVASEEEGEYHDASDGHQGLQPAIEKGSRTDK; this is translated from the exons ATGCAGAAACAACCACCGTATACGGCGGATTCCGGCGACATACCAAACCTCGCAAACATCAAAATCAAGTGTTCATCACCGCGTTTTCCACCACCTACAACAACCGCAACTGAAACACCTACCGCCGGTGCGAAGCGCAAAATTGGGATCGCCGTTGATCTAAGTGATGAATCAGCTTTCGCCGTTAAGTGGGCTGTTAATAACTACCTCCGTCCAG GTGACGCTGTTATCCTTCTCCACGTCCGCCCTACCTCCGTCCTTTATGGTGCTGATTGGGGTTCCGTTGATCTCTCCATCGTCGATACTGAAAACGAAGAGTCTCAGAAAAAGCTCGAAGATGATTTCGATGCGTTTACTAGTGCTAAGTCTTCTGATTTGGCTCAGCCACTTGTTGAGGCACAAATTCCATACAAAATCCATATTGTGAAGGATCATGATATGAAAGAGAGGTTATGTCTTGAGGTTGAGAGGTTAGGGTTGAGCGCGGTTATTATGGGAAGTCGAGGATTTGGGGCGACGAAAAGAGGAAATGATGGGAGGCTTGGAAGTGTTAGTGATTATTGTGTTAGGCATTGTGTTTGTCCTGTTGTGGTTGTGAGATATCCTTATGAGAAGGACGGTGGAAATGCTGCTCATAAGCAGGTAGTTTCTGTGGCTTCCGAGGAGGAAGGCGAGTACCATGATGCTTCTGATGGTCATCAAG GATTACAACCAGCAATAGAGAAAGGCTCGAGAACTGACAAATGA